One window from the genome of Stigmatella erecta encodes:
- a CDS encoding tetratricopeptide repeat protein codes for MRRLIPMLLALVPWVASAQPPSPAPVQGRYLEGMGRTPEDEALLQELSRALQAYEAEAREYRLEARRLMERRYEARRGELTSSYEKNLGALEAVERQERLAAIAQFEAFLERYPREPRHTPDVMFRLAELYYERSSDEHLTALSAHEQKLQTLPDSAQPPEEPAVNFGLSIALYQRLIHGFPDYRLNDGAWYLLGYCQEKQNQFDESHATYQQLIARYPKSRFAIEAWVRIGEHYFDSYSGPEALAKAAEAYEAATKDPTHPLYDKALYKLGWTYYRMDRFGEAVARFLDLADFYEAQKQAQGEGFGGGDLREEALQYVAVSLADDTWGGLPRTEAVLAQRGPRPYEADLYRRLGNVWFDQTNHPDAITAYRRALQKDPLAPDAPRLQQRIVEAYERDRKLPESFAEAEVLARLYSPGSDWYKANAHSPQALATANAMAEKSLYSAAIYHHQQALALKKEGSPEQARAGYQVAAASYGNYLERFPRSPNAYEIRFYYAECLYHSLQFSLAARNYEQVRDWPKDTRFLKDAAFSTVLAWQQQLTLDIQSGQAKQYKALRASELAEAQQIERLPLSEAETRLVAGSDVYVEKLPRDEKSPGIAYKAAELFYAHNDFPEARRRLEAIVQNWPKHEVAGFSTNLIVESFLIDKDWRSVEEVSGRLIANKDVIDPSSNLYKELVKYKLSGRFKLADQLLAAGQYDEAAQKYLLLVEEAPRHEFADKALNNAAIAYENTRRFDSALKLYERIYREYPTSKLADAALFRVAVNAEKSYDFEKAVVSYQKLVKDYPTSKDREAALFNAARLLEAQQRYPEAARAFMRLVELFPKSEDAPRNQYRAALIFEKHQDWWRTLRELNAFVRTFANKPAQAELVVEAHKRLGEAFLKVDKERDARRSWTRAADEFNRRGMKPDTHPRAAEAAAFSRFQLAELELKEFDTLKIGGRGKALERSFEAKRNGVKAVNSAYDKVFPFKRLEWSLAASYRKGYVLERFANTIIETPVPADVKRLGEEAVVAYQDLLAQQTAEVEDKAVEKYAATLQEIRKSHVSNEWSRRTLESLNRFRPKEYPVLKEPKQSIASATAYPEGLVGQLPGSTAGASEPTQKLSTGGDK; via the coding sequence ATGCGGCGCCTGATCCCCATGCTGCTGGCGCTGGTGCCCTGGGTGGCCTCCGCCCAGCCGCCCTCCCCCGCCCCCGTGCAGGGCCGCTACCTGGAGGGCATGGGCCGCACGCCGGAGGACGAGGCGCTGCTCCAGGAGCTCAGCCGCGCCCTCCAGGCCTATGAGGCCGAGGCCCGCGAGTACCGGCTCGAAGCGCGGCGGTTGATGGAGCGCCGGTACGAGGCGCGGCGCGGCGAGCTGACCTCCTCCTATGAGAAGAACCTCGGCGCGCTGGAGGCCGTCGAGCGCCAGGAGCGGCTGGCGGCCATTGCCCAGTTCGAGGCATTCCTGGAGCGCTACCCACGCGAGCCCCGGCACACCCCGGACGTCATGTTCCGCCTGGCGGAGCTGTACTACGAGCGCTCCAGCGACGAGCACCTGACGGCCCTGAGCGCCCACGAGCAGAAGCTCCAGACCCTGCCGGACAGCGCGCAGCCGCCCGAGGAGCCCGCGGTGAACTTCGGGCTCTCCATCGCCCTGTACCAGCGGCTCATCCACGGCTTTCCGGACTACCGGCTCAACGACGGGGCCTGGTACCTGCTGGGCTACTGCCAGGAAAAGCAGAACCAGTTCGACGAGAGCCACGCCACCTACCAGCAGCTCATCGCGCGCTACCCGAAGAGCCGCTTCGCCATCGAGGCGTGGGTGCGCATCGGCGAGCACTACTTCGACTCGTACAGCGGCCCGGAAGCGCTGGCCAAGGCGGCCGAGGCCTACGAGGCCGCCACGAAGGACCCCACCCACCCGCTCTACGACAAGGCGCTCTACAAGCTGGGCTGGACGTACTACCGCATGGACCGCTTCGGCGAGGCGGTGGCCCGCTTCCTGGACCTGGCGGACTTCTACGAGGCCCAGAAGCAGGCCCAGGGCGAGGGCTTCGGGGGCGGAGACCTGCGCGAGGAGGCGCTCCAGTACGTGGCGGTCTCCCTGGCGGATGACACCTGGGGCGGCCTGCCCAGGACCGAGGCCGTCCTCGCCCAGCGGGGCCCCCGCCCGTACGAGGCCGACCTCTACCGGCGCCTGGGCAACGTCTGGTTCGACCAGACCAACCACCCCGATGCCATCACCGCCTACCGGCGGGCGCTCCAGAAGGATCCCCTGGCGCCGGATGCGCCGCGGCTCCAGCAGCGAATCGTCGAGGCGTACGAGCGGGACCGGAAGCTGCCCGAGTCCTTCGCCGAGGCGGAGGTGCTGGCCCGGCTCTACAGCCCCGGGAGCGACTGGTACAAGGCGAACGCCCATTCGCCCCAGGCGCTGGCCACCGCCAACGCCATGGCGGAGAAGAGCCTCTACAGCGCCGCCATCTACCACCACCAGCAGGCGCTCGCGCTCAAGAAGGAGGGCTCGCCCGAGCAGGCCCGCGCGGGCTACCAGGTGGCCGCCGCGTCCTACGGCAACTACCTGGAGCGATTCCCGCGCAGCCCGAACGCGTACGAGATCCGCTTCTACTACGCCGAGTGCCTCTACCACTCGCTCCAGTTCTCCCTGGCGGCGCGGAACTACGAGCAGGTGCGCGACTGGCCCAAGGACACGCGCTTCCTCAAGGACGCGGCCTTCAGCACGGTGCTCGCCTGGCAGCAGCAGCTCACGCTGGACATCCAGTCAGGCCAGGCGAAGCAGTACAAGGCTCTGCGCGCCAGCGAGCTGGCCGAGGCCCAGCAGATCGAACGGCTGCCCTTGTCGGAGGCGGAGACGCGGCTGGTGGCGGGCTCGGACGTGTACGTGGAGAAGCTGCCCCGGGACGAGAAGAGCCCGGGCATCGCCTACAAGGCCGCCGAGCTGTTCTACGCCCACAATGACTTTCCCGAGGCGCGCCGGCGCCTGGAGGCCATCGTCCAGAACTGGCCCAAGCACGAGGTGGCGGGCTTCTCCACCAACCTCATCGTGGAGAGCTTCCTCATCGACAAGGACTGGCGCAGCGTCGAGGAGGTGAGCGGCCGGCTCATCGCCAACAAGGACGTCATCGACCCGTCGAGCAACCTCTACAAGGAGCTGGTGAAGTACAAGCTCTCCGGCCGCTTCAAGCTGGCCGACCAGCTCCTGGCTGCGGGCCAGTATGACGAGGCCGCCCAGAAGTACCTCCTGCTGGTGGAGGAGGCCCCGCGCCACGAGTTCGCGGACAAGGCCCTCAACAACGCCGCCATCGCCTACGAGAACACGCGCCGGTTCGACTCGGCCCTCAAGCTCTACGAGCGCATCTACCGCGAGTACCCCACCTCGAAGCTGGCGGACGCGGCCCTGTTCCGCGTGGCGGTCAACGCGGAGAAGTCCTACGACTTCGAGAAGGCCGTCGTCAGCTACCAGAAGCTGGTGAAGGACTACCCCACCTCGAAGGACCGCGAGGCGGCGCTCTTCAACGCCGCCCGCCTGCTGGAAGCCCAGCAGCGCTACCCCGAGGCCGCGCGGGCCTTCATGCGCCTGGTGGAGCTGTTCCCCAAGTCCGAGGACGCGCCGCGCAACCAGTACCGGGCCGCGCTCATCTTCGAGAAGCACCAGGACTGGTGGCGCACGCTGCGCGAGCTGAACGCCTTCGTGCGGACGTTCGCCAACAAGCCGGCCCAGGCGGAGCTGGTGGTGGAAGCCCACAAGCGACTCGGGGAGGCGTTCTTGAAGGTGGACAAGGAGCGCGACGCGCGGCGCTCGTGGACCCGGGCGGCGGACGAGTTCAACCGCCGGGGCATGAAGCCCGACACCCACCCCCGCGCCGCCGAGGCCGCTGCCTTCAGCCGCTTCCAGCTCGCCGAGCTGGAGCTCAAGGAGTTCGACACGCTGAAGATTGGCGGCCGGGGCAAGGCGCTGGAGCGGAGCTTCGAGGCCAAGCGCAACGGGGTGAAGGCCGTGAACAGCGCCTACGACAAGGTCTTCCCCTTCAAGCGCCTGGAGTGGTCCCTGGCGGCCTCGTACCGCAAGGGCTACGTGCTGGAGCGCTTCGCCAACACCATCATCGAGACGCCCGTGCCCGCGGACGTGAAGCGCCTGGGCGAGGAGGCCGTGGTGGCCTACCAGGACCTGCTCGCCCAGCAGACCGCGGAAGTCGAGGACAAGGCCGTGGAGAAGTACGCGGCCACCCTGCAGGAGATCCGCAAGAGCCACGTGTCCAACGAGTGGTCCCGGCGCACCCTGGAGTCGCTCAACCGCTTCCGCCCCAAAGAGTACCCCGTGCTCAAGGAGCCCAAGCAGTCCATTGCCTCCGCGACGGCTTACCCCGAGGGCCTCGTGGGCCAGCTCCCGGGCTCCACGGCCGGCGCCAGCGAGCCCACGCAAAAGCTGAGCACGGGAGGTGACAAGTGA
- a CDS encoding tetratricopeptide repeat protein, with amino-acid sequence MSPSRVLAFAATALLLTPVPGPAHAEPPEHALPLKQVEEQLQNADAHIRFVETQFTQRPEPTDDGSHLRRFSDGEIQYLLGDWASASVLFYDLVSEPAFKSHPRYADALFYLSDALYQQQNFIGARLYLRQQLSLPPTERYKDGLSRYLSVASRLNQFEDIDSYIEQARRLSGGQLPPELAYVYAKWLFKRTDLPPAERIRSARAAFEPLTQAPNELIPRQSAYHLGVLSVQAGEFADAIERFRAVTALPTSSQEELRIRELANLSMGRLLYESGRLDEALDRYQEIPRDSEYFVDTLYEVAWTQVKRGRYGPAKDAVDLLLQMAPESTRVPDAQLLQAHLLLKMRRYDEATESYHQVITAYRPVKDQLDELLTRTSDPVVYFDNLLSESSRTLELGTLLPPVALRYATTQQEISDASRLVGDLAKGQKGVTEARALATRVLDTLAKQGWEAFPELHEGYNRVDAVESGLIRMEHVLVQLEADLVLEHLTPRERQQLEALRREREPVSERFALLPTTLEEKETRRQRMQARIDTLDREAFRLIYELQSQNAVTASVLKWLADSRDPKKPPSEAEIDVLGKIQAETDLQEDLKAELARTRAQLSDERTHVASFVAGEETIRQQFYEVLQREHLLLASISSRLPEDVARQMARVQEVRERADGLRARVGASKGVLQAQRERRVRIIQDKVRAEEVLLSRYDAETATASADARNLVGRIAFDSFRRVRQHFYELVLKGDLGLVDVAFTRKQDKTEQIQALSVQKDGAVRALDKSLQDSLQDTGE; translated from the coding sequence GTGAGTCCCTCCCGCGTCCTGGCCTTCGCCGCAACGGCCCTGCTGCTGACCCCCGTGCCGGGCCCCGCCCACGCGGAGCCCCCGGAGCACGCGCTTCCGCTGAAGCAGGTGGAGGAGCAGCTCCAGAACGCGGACGCCCACATCCGCTTCGTCGAGACGCAGTTCACCCAGCGCCCCGAGCCCACGGACGACGGCAGCCACCTGCGGCGCTTCTCCGATGGAGAGATTCAGTACCTGCTGGGCGACTGGGCCTCGGCGTCGGTCCTCTTCTATGACTTGGTGAGCGAACCGGCCTTCAAGAGCCATCCGCGCTACGCCGATGCGCTCTTCTACCTGTCGGACGCGCTCTACCAGCAGCAGAACTTCATCGGCGCGCGGCTGTACCTGCGCCAGCAGCTCTCCCTGCCGCCCACGGAGCGCTACAAGGACGGCCTGTCGCGGTACCTGAGCGTCGCCAGCCGCCTCAACCAGTTCGAGGACATCGACTCGTACATCGAACAGGCCCGGCGGCTGTCCGGAGGCCAGCTCCCGCCCGAGCTGGCGTACGTGTACGCCAAGTGGCTCTTCAAGCGCACGGACCTGCCCCCCGCGGAGCGCATCCGCAGCGCCCGGGCCGCGTTCGAGCCGCTGACGCAGGCCCCCAACGAGCTCATCCCCCGGCAGAGCGCCTACCACCTGGGCGTGCTGTCCGTGCAGGCTGGGGAGTTCGCGGACGCCATCGAGCGCTTCCGCGCCGTGACGGCCCTGCCCACCAGCAGCCAGGAGGAGCTGCGCATCCGCGAGCTCGCCAACCTCTCCATGGGCCGGTTGCTCTACGAGAGTGGACGGCTGGACGAGGCGCTGGACCGCTACCAGGAGATTCCCCGGGACAGCGAATACTTCGTGGACACGCTCTACGAGGTGGCCTGGACGCAGGTGAAGCGGGGCCGCTACGGGCCCGCCAAGGACGCCGTCGACCTGCTGCTGCAGATGGCCCCCGAGTCCACGCGGGTGCCCGATGCCCAGCTCCTCCAGGCGCACCTGTTGCTCAAGATGCGGCGCTACGACGAGGCCACCGAGAGCTACCACCAGGTCATCACCGCGTACCGGCCGGTGAAGGACCAGCTCGACGAGCTGCTCACCCGCACGAGCGATCCGGTCGTCTACTTCGACAACCTGCTCTCCGAGAGCAGCCGCACGCTGGAGCTGGGCACGCTGCTGCCCCCGGTGGCGCTGCGCTACGCCACCACGCAGCAGGAGATCTCCGACGCCTCGCGGCTGGTGGGAGACCTCGCCAAGGGCCAGAAGGGCGTCACCGAGGCCCGGGCACTGGCCACGCGCGTCCTCGACACCCTGGCCAAGCAGGGCTGGGAGGCGTTTCCCGAGCTGCACGAGGGGTACAACCGCGTGGACGCCGTGGAGAGCGGGCTCATCCGGATGGAGCACGTGCTGGTGCAGCTGGAGGCGGACCTGGTGCTGGAGCACCTCACGCCCAGGGAGCGCCAGCAGCTGGAGGCCCTCCGCCGCGAGCGCGAGCCCGTGTCCGAGCGCTTCGCCCTGCTGCCCACCACCCTGGAGGAGAAGGAGACCCGGCGCCAGCGGATGCAGGCCCGCATCGACACGCTGGACCGCGAGGCCTTCCGGCTCATCTACGAGCTGCAGAGCCAGAATGCCGTGACGGCCTCGGTGCTCAAGTGGCTGGCCGACTCGCGCGACCCGAAGAAGCCGCCGTCCGAGGCGGAGATCGACGTGCTCGGGAAGATCCAGGCCGAGACGGACCTCCAGGAGGACTTGAAGGCGGAGCTGGCCCGCACCCGCGCCCAGCTCTCCGACGAGCGCACCCACGTGGCCTCCTTCGTGGCGGGCGAGGAGACCATCCGCCAGCAGTTCTACGAGGTGCTCCAGCGCGAGCACCTGCTGCTGGCCTCCATCTCCAGCCGGCTCCCCGAGGACGTGGCCCGGCAGATGGCGCGCGTGCAGGAGGTGCGCGAGCGCGCCGACGGCCTTCGCGCCCGGGTGGGCGCCTCCAAGGGCGTGCTGCAGGCCCAGCGGGAGCGCCGCGTGCGCATCATCCAGGACAAGGTCCGGGCCGAGGAGGTGCTGCTGTCGCGGTATGACGCGGAGACGGCCACCGCCTCGGCGGATGCGCGCAACCTCGTGGGCCGCATCGCCTTCGACAGCTTCCGCCGCGTCCGCCAGCACTTCTACGAGCTGGTGCTCAAGGGGGACCTGGGCCTCGTGGACGTGGCCTTCACGCGCAAGCAGGACAAGACGGAGCAGATCCAGGCGCTGTCCGTCCAGAAGGACGGGGCGGTGCGCGCCCTGGACAAGAGCCTCCAGGACTCCCTCCAGGACACCGGCGAGTGA
- a CDS encoding dihydrolipoamide acetyltransferase, with protein sequence MRCASSTLCLFALLGIGLSLPVSAQEAPAAPAAEVPAAPAPAAPAPPSPEAAVSAQTAEESFNTRVKTLEEQVVDLKEKIYRSKARLMLLQETVLAGDIASGARAVLIHKNTLGSSFVLESVSYSLDGAPIFTRVNENGELDKPEGFEIFNGRIIPGQHQVSVRLTYRGNGYGVFSYLDGYKFKVQSSYTFSADAGKRTALTVVGFEKGGFTTDLKDRPAVRYDIEVSREPGKAAAPVPEAPLGPTSTTGTP encoded by the coding sequence GTGCGTTGCGCTTCCTCCACCCTCTGCCTCTTCGCGCTGCTGGGCATCGGCCTGAGCTTGCCGGTGTCCGCCCAGGAGGCCCCTGCGGCCCCCGCGGCCGAAGTCCCCGCCGCGCCTGCCCCCGCGGCCCCTGCGCCCCCGAGCCCTGAGGCCGCGGTCTCCGCCCAGACGGCCGAGGAGTCCTTCAACACCCGCGTCAAGACGCTGGAGGAGCAGGTCGTCGACCTGAAGGAGAAGATCTACCGCTCCAAGGCGCGGCTGATGCTGCTGCAGGAGACGGTGCTCGCCGGGGACATCGCCTCGGGCGCGCGCGCGGTGCTCATCCACAAGAACACCCTGGGCAGCTCCTTCGTCCTGGAGTCGGTGAGCTACTCGCTGGACGGCGCGCCCATCTTCACGCGCGTGAACGAGAACGGCGAGCTCGACAAGCCCGAGGGGTTCGAGATCTTCAACGGCCGCATCATCCCCGGCCAGCACCAGGTGTCCGTGCGGCTGACGTACCGGGGCAACGGCTACGGCGTGTTCAGCTACCTGGATGGCTACAAGTTCAAGGTGCAGTCCAGCTACACGTTCAGCGCCGATGCCGGCAAGCGGACGGCGTTGACGGTGGTCGGCTTCGAGAAGGGGGGCTTCACCACGGACCTGAAGGATCGTCCCGCGGTGCGCTACGACATCGAGGTGTCGCGCGAGCCCGGCAAGGCCGCCGCCCCCGTCCCCGAAGCGCCCCTGGGCCCCACTTCCACCACCGGCACTCCGTAA
- the mglA gene encoding gliding-motility regulator Ras-like GTPase MglA has product MSFINYSSREINCKIVYYGPGLCGKTTNLQYIYNKTAADTKGKLISLSTETDRTLFFDFLPLSLGEIRGFKTRFHLYTVPGQVFYDASRKLILKGVDGVVFVADSQIERMEANMESLENLRINLAEQGYDLNKIPYVMQYNKRDLPNAVTVEEIRKALNPRNIPEYQAVAPTGVGVFDTLKAVAKLVLTELRKGG; this is encoded by the coding sequence ATGTCCTTCATCAACTACTCCTCCCGCGAGATCAACTGCAAGATCGTCTATTACGGGCCGGGGCTCTGCGGGAAGACGACCAACCTTCAGTACATCTACAACAAGACCGCCGCGGACACGAAGGGCAAGCTCATCTCGCTCTCCACCGAGACGGACCGGACGCTCTTCTTCGACTTCCTTCCGCTCTCGCTCGGCGAGATCCGCGGCTTCAAGACGCGCTTCCACCTCTATACGGTGCCCGGCCAGGTGTTCTACGACGCCAGCCGCAAGCTCATCCTCAAGGGCGTGGACGGCGTGGTGTTCGTGGCCGACAGCCAGATCGAGCGTATGGAAGCGAACATGGAGTCGCTCGAGAACTTGCGCATCAACCTGGCTGAGCAAGGCTACGATCTGAACAAGATCCCGTACGTCATGCAGTACAACAAGCGGGACCTGCCCAACGCGGTGACGGTGGAGGAGATCCGCAAGGCGCTCAACCCGCGCAACATCCCCGAGTACCAGGCCGTGGCGCCCACCGGCGTGGGCGTGTTCGACACGCTCAAGGCGGTGGCGAAGCTGGTGCTCACGGAGCTGCGCAAAGGCGGCTAG
- the mglB gene encoding gliding-motility regulator GTPase-activating protein MglB, with the protein MGTQLVMYEEEFTKINAVCDRLTKDANAKVVFLVDKNGQLISSAGQTQNIDTTSLASLTAGNVAAMGGLAKLIGENEFPNQFHEGAKDSLYMTIVGSRVVLVVIFDNRTSLGLVRLRIKKASDELAKIFESLVKKTDTPGIGSPFAEISDDDIDNLFSE; encoded by the coding sequence ATGGGCACGCAATTGGTGATGTACGAAGAGGAGTTCACCAAGATCAACGCGGTTTGCGACCGGCTGACCAAGGACGCGAACGCGAAGGTGGTGTTCCTCGTCGACAAGAACGGGCAGCTCATCTCCTCGGCGGGCCAGACGCAGAACATCGACACCACCTCACTGGCCTCGCTGACGGCCGGTAACGTGGCGGCGATGGGCGGTCTGGCCAAGCTGATTGGCGAGAACGAGTTCCCGAACCAATTCCACGAGGGGGCGAAGGACTCCCTCTACATGACCATCGTCGGCAGCCGGGTGGTGCTGGTCGTCATCTTTGACAACCGCACCAGCCTCGGCCTCGTCCGCCTGCGCATCAAGAAGGCCAGCGACGAGCTGGCGAAGATCTTCGAGAGCCTGGTGAAGAAGACCGACACTCCGGGGATCGGTTCGCCGTTCGCCGAGATTTCCGACGACGATATCGACAACCTCTTCAGCGAGTAA
- a CDS encoding tetratricopeptide repeat protein: MRSLLLMTLLSVSDPRLDSGEKLLAARDCEGLQALFAPADSPAAGSRVPAARLLVRGASACRAQDTVLAFALTERALALAPEDPGVRTAHAESLLSVEERTDAARLLDAILKDHPKSAARAKLLRAQLAGQESENALAVQLASALASHPEYGEQARALLARHQSALQSDAEAREALAREERALAERAEEAAQTPSHAPRPGSEAWSTRGTLKSGGQRTFRTRNIQAGFTYILHATGTCTPPAQKGRKSKLAPPADVFGQDFRVRIGAQEPLPLKVGLQPERTALTFRASEDNPQLFLEDRTGARPGGPHCTISDVAVRVP, translated from the coding sequence ATGCGCTCCCTGCTGCTGATGACCCTGCTGTCCGTCAGCGACCCACGGTTGGACTCCGGCGAGAAGCTCCTGGCGGCCCGCGATTGCGAGGGGCTCCAGGCGCTCTTCGCCCCCGCGGACAGCCCCGCCGCCGGCAGCCGCGTCCCCGCGGCGCGGCTGCTCGTGCGCGGCGCCTCCGCCTGTCGGGCGCAGGACACCGTGCTGGCCTTCGCGCTCACCGAGCGCGCGCTGGCGCTGGCCCCGGAGGACCCAGGCGTGCGCACGGCCCACGCGGAGAGCCTCCTCAGTGTGGAGGAGCGCACAGACGCGGCCCGGTTGCTGGACGCGATTCTCAAGGACCACCCGAAGAGCGCCGCCCGGGCGAAGCTCCTGCGTGCCCAGCTCGCGGGCCAGGAGTCCGAGAACGCCCTGGCCGTGCAGCTGGCCTCCGCCCTGGCGAGCCACCCCGAGTATGGCGAGCAGGCCCGGGCCCTGCTGGCCCGCCACCAGAGCGCCCTCCAGTCAGACGCCGAGGCGCGCGAGGCCCTGGCCCGCGAGGAGCGCGCCCTGGCCGAGCGGGCCGAGGAGGCCGCCCAGACACCCTCGCACGCCCCCCGCCCGGGCAGCGAGGCGTGGAGCACGCGCGGCACCCTCAAGAGTGGCGGCCAGCGGACGTTCCGCACCCGCAACATCCAGGCGGGCTTCACCTACATCCTTCACGCCACCGGCACCTGCACGCCCCCGGCCCAGAAGGGCCGCAAGAGCAAGCTGGCCCCCCCGGCGGACGTGTTCGGCCAGGACTTCCGGGTGCGCATCGGCGCCCAGGAGCCCCTGCCCCTCAAAGTCGGGTTGCAGCCGGAGCGCACCGCGCTGACGTTCCGGGCCTCCGAGGACAACCCCCAGCTGTTCCTGGAGGACCGGACGGGCGCGCGTCCGGGCGGGCCGCATTGTACGATCAGCGATGTAGCAGTGCGTGTACCTTGA
- a CDS encoding MSCRAMM family protein has product MASSCRCPSLLALVVLALVGMPRDGMAQGPGADGAGHGWERASLRLRYGLALREGQQVAPTPGFRYSGMTPNDMAAWATVYGWQGLGAWAGVQREGFSLRRESALLSEGSLLRAAGGLVGRVRLGPVRAELTAGYGFAQLPLFGGAIPGAPAFQSGERQAVLVGGRLRFPLLLQLQGEVRGEYPLVLSAKDAAGAEARSRGFELGAALRVPLVQARRWSGALALDYQYLHDRLSASRASSEQTLQRVGAALELSWFDAEVSRASAASDSEAPPPPPAWGALALKVVDAQTGEPLGSAPVTLVVAGEAQAPQLADPEGLLLAPELEPGEVVAQVRAEGYQLAEASVTVEVGARATLEVRAQKLPPQVGSLRISVADKRDGSPVPDAVLGVGTRELRVNAAGQVRLDDVAPGPVSVRVTAPGFQPMEEAAFVVAGQEAVLPVQLLPVRRVGHATISGRVRSTQGRALVARLVIPTTKVRTRTQAQGTFSLKLKPGTYRIIISAKGHLSQTKSVTVRDGEQAIFNVDLFPRTRSR; this is encoded by the coding sequence TTGGCCTCCTCGTGCCGCTGCCCTTCGCTGCTTGCCCTCGTTGTGCTCGCCCTCGTGGGGATGCCGCGCGACGGCATGGCCCAGGGCCCGGGCGCGGACGGGGCCGGGCACGGCTGGGAGCGCGCCTCGCTGCGCCTGCGCTACGGGTTGGCCCTCCGGGAGGGGCAGCAGGTGGCCCCCACCCCCGGCTTCCGCTACTCCGGGATGACCCCCAACGACATGGCGGCCTGGGCCACCGTGTATGGGTGGCAGGGGCTCGGGGCCTGGGCGGGGGTCCAGCGCGAGGGCTTCTCCCTGCGGCGGGAGTCGGCGCTCCTGTCCGAGGGCAGCCTGCTGCGGGCGGCCGGAGGGCTCGTGGGGCGGGTGCGGCTCGGGCCCGTCCGGGCGGAGCTGACCGCCGGGTACGGCTTTGCCCAGTTGCCGCTCTTTGGCGGCGCGATTCCGGGGGCGCCCGCGTTCCAGTCCGGCGAGCGGCAGGCGGTGCTCGTGGGCGGGCGGCTGCGTTTTCCGCTGCTGCTCCAGCTCCAGGGCGAGGTGCGGGGAGAGTATCCCCTGGTCCTCTCCGCGAAGGATGCGGCGGGGGCGGAGGCCCGCTCGCGGGGCTTCGAGCTGGGGGCCGCGCTGCGCGTTCCCCTCGTCCAGGCACGCCGCTGGTCGGGCGCGCTCGCGCTCGACTACCAGTACCTCCATGACCGGCTGTCGGCCTCCCGGGCCTCCTCGGAGCAGACGCTTCAGCGGGTGGGCGCGGCGCTGGAGCTCTCCTGGTTCGATGCGGAAGTCTCTCGCGCGTCAGCCGCCTCCGATTCCGAGGCGCCACCGCCGCCGCCCGCGTGGGGCGCGCTGGCGCTGAAGGTGGTCGATGCGCAGACCGGTGAGCCTCTGGGGAGCGCCCCGGTGACGCTCGTGGTGGCGGGGGAGGCCCAGGCGCCCCAACTGGCGGATCCGGAGGGGCTGCTCCTGGCGCCGGAGCTCGAGCCGGGCGAGGTGGTGGCCCAGGTCCGGGCCGAGGGCTATCAGCTCGCCGAGGCGAGCGTCACGGTGGAGGTGGGCGCCCGCGCCACGCTGGAGGTCCGCGCCCAGAAGCTTCCACCCCAGGTGGGCTCCCTGCGGATCTCCGTGGCCGACAAGCGCGATGGCTCGCCCGTGCCGGATGCCGTGCTCGGGGTGGGGACGCGGGAGCTTCGGGTGAATGCCGCGGGGCAGGTGCGCCTGGATGATGTGGCGCCCGGGCCCGTCTCGGTCCGGGTCACCGCGCCCGGCTTCCAGCCGATGGAAGAGGCCGCGTTCGTCGTCGCGGGACAGGAGGCCGTGCTCCCCGTGCAGCTCCTGCCGGTCCGGCGCGTGGGCCACGCCACCATCTCGGGACGGGTGCGCAGCACCCAGGGGCGCGCCCTCGTGGCCCGGCTTGTCATTCCCACGACGAAGGTGCGCACCCGCACCCAGGCCCAGGGGACCTTTTCCCTGAAATTGAAGCCTGGTACCTACCGCATCATTATTTCCGCCAAGGGCCACCTCTCGCAGACCAAGTCCGTCACCGTGCGCGATGGGGAGCAGGCCATCTTCAACGTTGACCTCTTCCCGAGGACGAGGTCCCGGTGA